From Pan troglodytes isolate AG18354 chromosome 1, NHGRI_mPanTro3-v2.0_pri, whole genome shotgun sequence:
CCTCTGCTCCAAGCTGCCCCTGcgctgggaggggtgggggcggtGCCATTGGTCTGGTGCAGCATAGCCCTGGCCAGTGGCCTCATCCCCAGCAGGCCTCCCATGCCTCTGCCAGCAAGGAGGGGCCGGCCAGCTCTGCTTGCACAGGGGGCCCCATGTGGGGTCAGCGCACGCTCATGTCACTGAGTTCCAGCTGCTTTTAGAGTAAAGTCATTTATCATCAAAGCCATGTTGCTTACCACACGGAGTTGGGGGTTGGGGAGTGAGCTTGGAGGGGTGAGCGTGGGCTCCCAGCATGGGCAGGGGACGGAGGCAAACTCATTCCTCAGAAAAGGGGTATCTTCCCCAAGAAAAGCCTGGAGGGCACTTGTGGGGGGAGGTGGCGGGCGGGGGGAGAGGGGTGGGTCATTGCCGCTCCAGCACCGACAGGAACTTGCGGATGTCCTGGGCGAGCAGCTCCGGCTCCTCAAAGGCCGCAAAGTGGCCCCCACGAACCATGTAGGAATAGGAGATGAGCTTTGGGTACCTGAACCTCACCCACTTTTCAGGCGTGTGCAGTAGCTCAAAAGGGAAGGCAGAGAAGCCAGTGGGCACATAGACTTTCATCCTGGAAGTGAAAGAGCCGACGGAGGGGTGAGGCTGTGGCCCTGCGCCCCTCCGTCCTGCACAGCAGGGGGTTAAAGCGCCTGGGGGTGAGATCAGCTGGCCCACCCACAAGGAGCCATAAAGAAAAGGACAAATCCAGGGTCTCAACCGCTCTCCCCTGAGGGCCCTCTCTTTTCTGGGAGGGACAGCCTCTAAATCCCCACCTTTGAGGGTTTCCATGTGAGACTTGGGAATCCCAGAACCATCAGTGCCACTCCAGACCAGCATCCTAGACTGGGGAGCGGTACTGAGGGCCGCCCGGGAGCCAGGCACCTGGTCCCTCCATGAGGGCTTTCTCCAAACACCTCGACCTTTAGTGTTCCCATCCAAGGGCCCCTGGGGCACCTGCAGGCAAGGCTATACTTATCCCACCACCAAGTGCCCCTCGTGGAGCCCAAGACTGGCCGTCCCCCTGCCTCCAGCCTCAGAGGCCCCTGTTCTCGGCTCAGCCAGGCTCACCGCTCATGCTTCTGGGTCATCCAGCCCTGTCCCAGGTTCTCCTTGTAGAAGCGCTGGGAGGAGATGATGGTGCCTGTTGTCCAGTAGAGCATGACGTTGGTCAGCAGGTCGTCCAGGGAGAACTTCCTGGGaacgcagaacacaaagccccaCTCTCAGTGCCACATGCAGTTGTGTGACAAAGGGCAGCCGGAAAGTCCTACAAATGCCAGGCCCTGCCCATGCAGCTTCCCTCCTCAGACCTCATGCAAGGTGTGTGGTATCCTCGTGTCACAGGCAGGCTGCGCCCAGggcaccagactggagtgcatggATTTAGTTGAAGTGTCTCTTATCACCCCAAGgtcctccccccacccaccttgCCTCTACACACCTGTCACCTCTCTCCTGCCACtgacctctcctccctcccctcaacccCTGCACCGTGAAACTGCTCAGGGCACCAGCTACTGTGGTGACCACATACCAGGCAGCATGTTCTAAGCTCCTTACCTTCTTTTAATTCATGTTTTCCTCTCAACAGCCTATGGGACATAGGTActactatctccattttacttATTAAGTGGAGAATCCAAACCTAGCCAGCTTGGGTCCAGGATGCATACTCCACAGCCCCCACTCCACCTTCCACTTTCCCCAGAGCACGCGCTCCCAACCCTACCTTCCTCACTCAAACCCTGAATCTCTAGCAACAGCAGCAGGGAGCAGGGACAGAGATAAAGGAAACAGCCTTTTCAATATGATTTTGGTGGCAAAAtgaaaactggtcaatgaaaactAGTTCCAGTATACACGTCACCTCTGTGAACTGGATTTCTGCAAGTTGGCCAAGTGCTTCCATCTCCCTTTCGGCTCTGCCCGCAGCTTGAAAACGACCACGACCACCATTTCCACCCTAGTGTGTTCCTGTTCTTTCTGGAACACAGATCTGATCCTGTCTACCTCCTGCTCAGGGATTTGGTGCTCCCTGTAACCCGGGGCCAGAGCTGCAGGAGTGGCCTAGTGGGATAGTCTGGTGGGGCCTCACATCTTGCTCCAGGTATCCGTGTGCAAGGAGCAGGCCAGACCCCTTGCCAAGGTGGTCTTGCAGCAGCTCCATCAACCCCTGTGTCCTGCTGAATGTAGGGCAGGGGAAACAGATCCCAGACGAAGGCCCTGCTGAGGCTCTTGGAGGAGGTGAGGACCGCCTGCAGGAATGAGTTTGCTTTTGATCTGGCCCCAGTgtacctgcttcagcctctggacaAGCCACCCTTTCCAAGCACCCTTTCCTtgcatttttattgcttttctctttGCCTAAGTTTCTCTCCTCCATCCAGCAAACTCCTACTTATCCTCCAAGGCCCAAATCAGATACATTCTCCTGGTCATTTCCCCTCTCTGCCGCTTACACAAAGAGAATCCTCCTTCCACTGGACTCTCACAGTCCTTTGCGCATTCATTCAACATCTATGTACTGGGCTCTCCCACTGTTCACCTGGCATTGTTCTAGGTGATGGGGCTACAGCATGGCCAAGGCAGAGTCCCTACCCCCAAGGCAGGATTCAGTCTCATTTTACTGTCTTTCCCGTCCCCAGCACTGTCTGGTCCTCTGTGTGTCACTGAAGGAATAAAGGGATGGGCCCTGGAAAGGGTGGGTCAGAGCTGACCTTGGTGAAGCCTGAGTCAGGCCACAGAGCTGGGAGTCGGGCATGTAGAGGATACAGCCTCTAAGGCTCTGAGAGATTAACAGCCTCCTGCCTTTCTGCGACCACCCTCCTGGAACACGCAGTCACGTGACCCTGATGCCAGGCTCTCCAGGGAATCAGGAGGAAAAGCCCAGGTGCTCTTGACAATAACGTGGTGCCTGCTGCCCTGTGGGCTCCCTAATCCCCAGAGGGGCCTGTTCAGCAAAAGGAGCACAAGCAGGTGAGCCTGCATCCTAGTCCTGACCATGCACTGTGAGGCTGGGAACAACTCACCAGGCCGCCTCACCCAAAAAATGCAGCTACGTTGGTCACGGGGTGAGGATTTGTAAGAAAGCCAACAATAGAATTTGCTGAGTGCCCCATGCAGAGCAACCAGACAAGGGGATGAAGAGGGTGAGGAGGTTGGCTGCTGGGACCAGGGTCATGACTGCAGGGGCAAACCAGGGCCTCACCTTTCCAGGCCTCCATCCTCCAGGTATCGGAATTCCGTATTGGTCCAGGTGGAAAACTTCTCTAGAATATAGGCAGCCAGACCCACAGGAGAGTCATTCAGAGCAGAGCCTGGCGGGGAGCAAGGGAGAGACTCAGGCCTGGGGACCAGAGAGCTGGAGCTTCAGGTGTGATGTGTGGCACTGGCCGCAGAGGGCGGGGCTGTGTGCAGGAAGCCACGTTCGAGCACAGGCCTGCCTTAACTCCTGGGTGCTCACATGCCTCGCTTCCTTAACTCTGCCTCGGCATCCTCATCTGATAAACAGGGACGATACCTTCCTACTGtctcccagggcctggcacactgCCTGCTCAGCTTCCTTCAAATTGAAGGGCCTATGCCTCTGCATTTGGTGGGGTCCCAATGAGAagtgctgtttttaaaaaggcGGGGTTTTTCAGTCTATGTGCTCTGATTCATGAAAAATGAGAAGCCACCTAAAAAAGTCTAAAATAGGGGATCAGttacaaataaatattgatatactCATAAGCCAAAATACTGTACAGTCATTAAAAATGGCTGGAACAGGCTGGgggcattggctcatgcctgtaatcccagcactttgggagggcgagaaaggtggatcacctgcggtaaggagttcgagactatcctggctgacatggtgaaaccccatctctattaaaaatacaaaaaaattagcagggtatggtggtgcatgcctgtaatcccagctacttgggaggctgaggcaggcaaattgcttgaacccgggaggtggaggttgcagtgagccgagatcgtaccactgcactctagcctgggcaacagagcaagactctgtctcaaaaaaaaaaaaaaaaatgctgggacAGTgggacaggctgggtgcggtggctcacacctgtaatcccagcactttgggaggccgaggcgggtggatcacctgaggtcaggagttcgagaccagcctggccaacatggtaaaaccccgtctctactaaaaatacaaaacattagccaggcatggtggcaggtgcctgtaatcccagctacttgggaggctgaggcaggagaattgcttgaacctgggaggcggaggttgcagtgagccgagatcacaccactgcactctaccctgggcaacagagccagactgggtcttgagaaaaaataaataaataaagctgggaCAATGGCAtaaatgaatctcacaaacataatattgagcaaaagaagccagactcaaggGTATATACTCTGTGATTCTATTCATAGAAGGACTTAAACAGGCACAATCAAAACCATCTCAGTCAGAAGTCAGAGCGTGGTACCTGGGAGAGAACCCTGAGGGGCATCTGGAGTGTTGGGGCCATGTTGGTGATATGGACGTACTTCACTTGTGAAAATTCTCACCAAAATGTTCACAAGTTCTTTTGAAGGAGAGGGGAtgtggggagggagaagaggtTATATGAGATTGTCTttaatgttttgtactttttgcatttttaagctttttgacAATGAACATGTATTTTATAATCAGAGAAAAATGCTGATTTTTATAAAGTGCCATTATTATGATTATGAGCTGCCTCGTGTGTGTGGGCATGGGTTTGCCATGAAAACTATGAAGAACTTCGAGATGGGCAAGACAATTCCTGGGTGTCTTCTGGACAAGATCTAGGGAGTTACCTAGCAGACCTTCCGGACTGACGTGATGCTACAGGGGTCCCATCTTTCCTTGTCATTGAGCTATTTTACAGTTCTGTGAATTGTAAAGAACTGAGGGTAATGCAAATGACTCTCGTTCATAGAGGCAAATGAATTTTGTGCCATGGAGATTTAATTGATATTACTCTGTGGATGTTGACAAGTTTTGTGTCTGTTAGCAAATTAATTTCAGTGTTCTTATTTGTCtttgaattgtttctttttaaaattttactggtTCCTTTATAAATTTACCTTTTTGAAAAAGTATTGTCCTTTAACAGGACCCTGGTGGCAGACATGGTTGCTGGGCCCTCCCTCACTGCCTGGGAACCTCTTCCCCAAGGCCCCAGGgcaccctctcccctctcccctgcagCCCCAGAGCTGCCCACTCCCAGGATTCCTCCTACCTCACCCCCTCCATCCCTCTGCTTCTCAGTGTAGGATATAGACTCAGGGGTGGGAGATCAGGGTTGAAAGCCACTATGAATACTGAGTCGGCTAAACAGAGTTGCTAAATTGGCCTGGGAATCTGCTGAGGGTCCATCCTCTTGATTCTATGGGAAAATGCAGTTTAAAGATCTAAAGAGCTGGGAGGTCCTTACAAGAGGCTTCCTTCTGTGGGCAGCATTGGGGTGGGGTGGTGAGGTTACCCCGCGGGTGTCTCCCTGCCCCAGTGGAGCCGGCAGTGGGCGAGGACCCCTGAGCACACTCACCTACGGTGTCAGGCTTGGTGCACTGGATGTGCATGTAGCCGCTCTCCCTCATCAGGCTGTAGAATACCTTCTCCTTGACGGGGTACAGCAGCTCCACATCCCTCTCAGTGAGGCCAAGAAACCTCCCGAAACGCTGTCCCAGGAGGAGGGTCAGGGTAGAGAAGTTGCTTAAAACCAAAGCCATGTTCAAGTGCAGGCCTTTCACGTGGCTGAAGGCAGAGAGAGGGGCCAGGGTGAGGCTGGGCTGGTgtcaagaagagggagagaggagagatggCGGAGGAACAGGCCTCAGGGCTGAGGAGCGAGCACAGAGCCAGCCTCTTTCAGCACCGGCCCCACTGGGGAGGCCATGGGAGTTGGAGAAGGGAGGTTGGGGGAAAAATACAGTTTCTAGGGAGTTCTGCTCAGGGCTGTCCCAGAGCTTGGTCCAGCAGAGAGGTCTAATGCCTGACCttcccctcctatcacaggccttcTCTGCCTGGGAACCTGACCCAGAGCCGCAACCCTGGGTTACAGACAGGAGGATCCAAGTCAACGTGCCTCAGGCACCGCTGAGTGACAGGTCacactccctcctctcccctgggGGGTCCTTGGCCCACCCTGCACAGAGGTCCACTTCttagaggacacacacacacacacaccaccccaacAGTGACCTCACCTGGGCACCAGCTGGGCCATATTAGTGCAGATCAGGGACCCCCAGTCCCCTCCTTGAAGGTAGAATTCCTGGAAGCCCAGCCGCAGCATCAGCTTGTAAAAGATCCTGGCGGTGGCCACCGAGTTGAACCCTGGCAGTGATGGGGAAAGGCATGGAGTCAAGGAGTCACAGGCAGATTGCTCCTTGGGCCCCTCTGGTGTTCTATGAAATTTCTCAGGCCCGCCTACCCCCAGGTGGAGGTCAGAAAAGCTCACAGAGGCAAGAAGGAATCCTGGAGCCCAAATATAGGGGTGGCATCTCCAGCCCCGGAGGGCAGTGTGTCTGGGGCCGGCCTCTCAGGCCCCTCCTTTCCCAGCTTCCTCGGGCCAATTCCCTGCTCACCCCCCCGGAAGGAGAGCCTGGtgggaacacctggcccacccttgGCGAGGACGGGGCAGTTATGGAGCCTCTAGCAGCCCCGTACCCTTCTTGGAGGATGCCTCTGAGAAGCCATAGCCAGGGATGGAAGGGCAGATGACTTCAAAAACGTGCTCATCGCTCAGGCCATGGTTCTTGGGGTCAGTCAGGAGTGGGATGATCTTATAAAACTCGTAGAAAGAGCCGGGCCAGCCGTGCACCATCAGCAAGGGCTTCGGGGTACGGCCTGCGGGCAGCTGGGGGGGCTTCACGTGGATGAAGTGGATGTCCAGCCCTGGGGGGACAGAGCACAGTcagggtggagggagagagaagaccCTGCACGGTCAGGCTCTGGCACCCCCCAGAGCCTAGATATTGATTCCTGCCACCCTTAGTGCCCCCGCCCCCCTTCATGGTATTGACAGTAATAAGGGCTGACACTGGTTTCACACTCACACTGTGCTCCAGGTGCACAGATGTCCTCACTCAGCCTTCACAACCTCCCTGCAAGGGAGCTACGATTATTGCCTCCCGGTTTCCTTAGAGGTGCCCCCTGACAGCTGGGCCAGGTCTGTACAGCCACTGCTGGGTTTCCAGGGCTCAGGACAGCTCCTGGCTCACAGCAGGCCTCCATAAATACTTgttcaataatttaaaatctgGAGGGTAGGGAGAAAGCCCCACGTATCCAGCAATACAGGATTAATCAAGTATAGTTTGACAGTATACTGGAGTCCAATACAGTCATCTAAACTGACAGGGtagatgtatatttatttaacataGAAAACTGATCAAAAGATATTGCTGGGAGGTAAAAGCAAATGATCAAGTCATATCCATTGTGTGACCCAGtttttataaaaagtcatctatGCTTATACTGTACTTATACCATGTATTGGTGAATTTTAAAAGTCTGGGAGGATAAACTCCAAGAATGTAAAAAGCAGTTCTCCTGAGCAGTAGATTCCAGtgcttttaatttctctttgaGTTTTATGTACTTTCCaatttttctacaatgaacaggtattaaatgcataatttttttcatacacATTGACAAAATGTCACCTTTTTCTGATTACcaaatgatattttctttaaagtggAGGATTtttgggcctggtgtggtggctcacgcctgtaatcccagcactttgggaggctgaggcgggtggatcacctaaggtcaggagctcaagaccagcctggccaacatggtgaaaccccgtctctactaaaaatacaaaaaaattacccgggcatggtgacaggcgcctgcaattccagctactcgggaggctgaggcaagagaatcgcttgaacctgggaagcagaggttgcactgagccgagatcacaccaccacactccagcctgggcaacagagcaagactccatctcaaaaaattaaaataaaataaagtggaagatttttttttaagtgcaatgCTGAAAACATCATCATAGCCAAGGGCAGGTGAATGGATTCTTGTCTCCTCTGGACTGACTTGGGGCCTCTGCATATCAAAAGAAGGCAGCCCCTTCCCAGGCCAGTGCCCTGGATAGCACCTGGGGCCTTACGGCATTCACAGTGAGGGCGGCTGCCATGCCTGGAACTCTCTGCCACCAGGGCTGGTGCAGTCAGCTGGTCTAGCTAATGTTCTGTTCTGTCGttaatatattatacaaataatacatgtttactgtagaaaacttagaaaacacAGATAAGCCAAAGGGGGAAGACTCACATGTAATCCCACTCTCTAAAGAAAACATGGTGTTGTCTGTCTAAACTTTATTTTGGAACAGTTTTAGATTGCTGAAAAACTGCAAAGAGTCCAGAAAACTCCCATATACCTCACACCCACCGGGTTTCctccattattaatattttatgttagcatggtacatttattacaattaaCGAACCTGACTGagatattattaactataaagtCCATTGATTTCCTTAGTGTTTACACTTTTTATTATATGGCGAGAACACTTAATATGGGTCCTACCCTTTTAACAGATTGTAAGTGTCCAACACTGACGGCGCTCTGCTGTACAGCCCATCTCTAGGATGTATTCGGCTGGCAGGACTCAAACTTTACACAGCAACGATCAGCAATGCCGTTTCCCCTattccc
This genomic window contains:
- the EPHX1 gene encoding epoxide hydrolase 1 isoform X1, with protein sequence MHVFSFLNSLNKRNSFPGAMWLEILLTSVLGFAIYWFISRDKEETLPLEDGWWGPGTRSAAREDDSIRPFKVETSDEEIHDLHQRIDKFRFTPPLEDSCFHYGFNSNYLKKVISYWRNEFDWKKQVEILNRYPHFKTKIEGLDIHFIHVKPPQLPAGRTPKPLLMVHGWPGSFYEFYKIIPLLTDPKNHGLSDEHVFEVICPSIPGYGFSEASSKKGFNSVATARIFYKLMLRLGFQEFYLQGGDWGSLICTNMAQLVPSHVKGLHLNMALVLSNFSTLTLLLGQRFGRFLGLTERDVELLYPVKEKVFYSLMRESGYMHIQCTKPDTVGSALNDSPVGLAAYILEKFSTWTNTEFRYLEDGGLERKFSLDDLLTNVMLYWTTGTIISSQRFYKENLGQGWMTQKHERMKVYVPTGFSAFPFELLHTPEKWVRFRYPKLISYSYMVRGGHFAAFEEPELLAQDIRKFLSVLERQ
- the EPHX1 gene encoding epoxide hydrolase 1 isoform X2, with translation MWLEILLTSVLGFAIYWFISRDKEETLPLEDGWWGPGTRSAAREDDSIRPFKVETSDEEIHDLHQRIDKFRFTPPLEDSCFHYGFNSNYLKKVISYWRNEFDWKKQVEILNRYPHFKTKIEGLDIHFIHVKPPQLPAGRTPKPLLMVHGWPGSFYEFYKIIPLLTDPKNHGLSDEHVFEVICPSIPGYGFSEASSKKGFNSVATARIFYKLMLRLGFQEFYLQGGDWGSLICTNMAQLVPSHVKGLHLNMALVLSNFSTLTLLLGQRFGRFLGLTERDVELLYPVKEKVFYSLMRESGYMHIQCTKPDTVGSALNDSPVGLAAYILEKFSTWTNTEFRYLEDGGLERKFSLDDLLTNVMLYWTTGTIISSQRFYKENLGQGWMTQKHERMKVYVPTGFSAFPFELLHTPEKWVRFRYPKLISYSYMVRGGHFAAFEEPELLAQDIRKFLSVLERQ